A genome region from Methylohalobius crimeensis 10Ki includes the following:
- a CDS encoding ABC transporter permease: MTGLGIAIGIATVVLLTAIGGGVQRFVLNQFTQFGSHLIAVTPGRTQTFGVSGGLIGTVRPLTVADAAAIGRLPQVLGVVPMVMGNVEVKGAGRSRRTTLFGVGPDLPRVWRLPPTAGRFLPPGNRPFTTLGATVRHELFDSGSVLGRRLTIAGERYRIIGMMTPKGRMLGFDLDDAVYVPVERALGLFNREGVMEIDILYAPDADSAKVAEKIRALLQRRHGREDFTLITQDQMLETLGSVLEVLTLAVGALGSISLIVGGIGILTIQTVAVSERRGEIGLLRALGARRRQVIFLFLGEALLLALLGGIAGLVLGGGGAWLIALLIPELPARMQWDYALLAEAVAVAVGLAGGAIPAWRAARLDPIVALRAE, translated from the coding sequence TTGACTGGTCTGGGGATCGCCATCGGCATCGCCACGGTGGTGTTGCTCACCGCCATCGGCGGCGGCGTGCAACGCTTCGTGCTCAATCAATTCACCCAGTTCGGAAGCCATTTGATCGCGGTGACGCCGGGGCGTACCCAAACATTCGGCGTCTCCGGAGGACTGATCGGAACGGTCCGGCCCTTGACGGTGGCCGACGCCGCAGCGATCGGACGGCTTCCCCAAGTGCTGGGCGTGGTGCCGATGGTGATGGGCAACGTGGAGGTCAAGGGTGCCGGACGCAGTCGCCGCACCACCTTGTTCGGGGTGGGTCCCGACCTGCCCCGGGTCTGGCGCCTTCCCCCTACCGCCGGCCGCTTCCTCCCCCCCGGAAACCGCCCGTTCACCACCTTGGGCGCCACCGTCCGTCATGAATTGTTCGACAGCGGATCGGTGCTGGGTCGACGACTGACCATCGCCGGCGAGCGCTACCGTATCATCGGGATGATGACCCCCAAGGGAAGAATGCTCGGCTTCGACCTCGACGACGCGGTGTATGTGCCGGTGGAACGCGCCTTGGGATTGTTCAACCGGGAAGGGGTGATGGAAATCGACATTCTCTATGCCCCCGACGCCGACAGCGCCAAGGTGGCGGAAAAGATACGCGCGCTTTTGCAGCGTCGCCACGGACGCGAGGACTTCACCCTCATCACCCAGGATCAAATGCTGGAGACTTTGGGCTCGGTCTTGGAAGTCCTGACGCTGGCGGTGGGTGCCTTGGGCAGTATCTCCCTGATCGTCGGCGGCATCGGCATTCTCACCATCCAAACGGTCGCGGTCAGCGAACGGCGGGGCGAAATCGGCTTGCTGCGTGCATTGGGCGCCCGCCGCCGGCAGGTCATTTTCCTCTTCCTGGGGGAAGCCCTGCTGCTGGCGCTGCTGGGAGGAATCGCCGGACTGGTCCTGGGCGGGGGCGGCGCCTGGCTGATAGCCCTCTTGATTCCGGAACTGCCCGCCCGCATGCAATGGGATTACGCACTTTTGGCCGAGGCGGTCGCCGTCGCCGTGGGCCTTGCGGGGGGCGCGATTCCCGCCTGGCGGGCGGCAAGACTGGATCCCATCGTGGCGTTGCGCGCGGAATGA
- a CDS encoding ABC transporter ATP-binding protein, with protein sequence MHDSHRRQVILRDIERTFQVGEAIVYGLRNVHLNIASGEYLAVMGPSGSGKSTLLNVLGLLDRPDQGSYRLSGIETTSLDEENRARLRRDQIGFVFQVFHLIPRLTAAENIELPMTLAGILPSQRHRRVTELLNALGLADRARHRPAELSGGQRQRVAIGRAVAMEPALILADEPTGNLDQASGREVIGVLEKLNRQGLTLIVVTHDRELGARAARRIEMRDGAIIQDARQS encoded by the coding sequence ATGCACGACTCGCATCGCCGCCAAGTGATATTACGGGATATCGAACGCACTTTCCAGGTGGGAGAGGCCATCGTCTACGGCCTCCGGAATGTCCATTTGAACATCGCCTCCGGGGAGTATCTTGCGGTGATGGGTCCATCCGGGTCCGGCAAGAGCACCCTCCTCAACGTGCTCGGTCTCCTCGACCGACCCGACCAGGGGAGCTATCGCCTCTCGGGTATCGAAACCACCTCTTTGGACGAAGAAAACCGTGCCCGCTTGCGGCGTGACCAAATCGGCTTCGTATTCCAGGTGTTTCACCTGATCCCGCGCCTGACCGCGGCGGAAAACATCGAGCTTCCCATGACCCTGGCCGGAATACTTCCCTCACAGCGACACCGGCGAGTGACCGAACTGTTGAATGCGCTGGGACTGGCCGATCGCGCCCGCCACCGCCCGGCCGAACTTTCCGGGGGACAGCGCCAGCGGGTGGCCATTGGTCGCGCGGTGGCCATGGAACCCGCCTTGATCCTCGCCGACGAACCCACCGGCAATCTAGATCAGGCTTCCGGTCGGGAAGTGATCGGCGTGCTCGAAAAATTGAACCGGCAGGGATTGACCTTGATCGTGGTCACCCACGACCGAGAATTGGGCGCCCGGGCCGCGCGCCGGATCGAAATGCGCGACGGCGCCATCATTCAGGATGCCAGGCAGTCATGA
- a CDS encoding F0F1 ATP synthase subunit A, producing MRDGEIFPIVVFHLGPLELTDTLLTAFGLTVVIWLGSVLFSRRLKQDPGPIQTSVEGIVLAMEASIRQVLPAHVAQVGPFIMGLWWFLLLANLIGLIPGLHSPTRDLSITSALALLVFLSVHWFGIRSEGWKGYLSHYLKPFPFLLPFHLVSEITRTVALAVRLFGNMMSLDLVALIVLMLAGFLVPVPILMLHIVEALVQTYIFGMLALMYIAGGIHSSPRRFESHPQDKEDSQ from the coding sequence GTGCGGGACGGAGAGATCTTCCCGATCGTCGTATTCCATTTGGGACCATTGGAGCTGACCGATACCCTGCTGACCGCTTTCGGTCTGACCGTCGTTATCTGGCTGGGAAGCGTGTTGTTTTCCCGCCGACTCAAGCAGGATCCCGGGCCGATACAGACCTCGGTGGAAGGCATCGTGCTGGCGATGGAGGCATCGATTCGGCAAGTGCTGCCGGCCCATGTGGCGCAGGTGGGGCCTTTCATCATGGGGCTTTGGTGGTTTCTGCTTCTGGCCAATCTGATCGGCTTGATTCCGGGGCTCCATTCGCCCACCCGCGATCTTTCCATTACTTCGGCCCTGGCGCTGCTGGTGTTTTTGTCGGTTCATTGGTTCGGCATTCGCAGTGAAGGCTGGAAAGGCTATCTGAGTCATTATCTAAAGCCGTTTCCGTTTTTGCTACCGTTTCATTTGGTGAGTGAAATCACCCGAACCGTTGCCTTGGCGGTGCGGTTGTTCGGCAATATGATGAGCCTCGACCTGGTGGCCTTGATCGTGCTGATGCTGGCCGGATTTCTGGTTCCGGTGCCGATCCTCATGCTCCATATCGTGGAGGCGCTGGTGCAGACTTACATTTTCGGGATGCTCGCCTTGATGTATATCGCCGGAGGGATTCATTCCTCGCCGCGGCGTTTCGAGTCCCACCCACAAGACAAAGAGGATAGCCAATGA
- a CDS encoding ATP synthase F0F1 subunit epsilon, producing the protein MSLTFILHLQGATQSDRIEGVVSFWGKDASGAFAIWPGHVRMLTVLELGLARFRCEEGSWEYLALPGAVLYFVPDESSRSGGQLFLSCRKFVRGRNLETIEQALETQISEEERQFKDIKTSLRKMEEAMFKRLWQLGRESK; encoded by the coding sequence ATGAGCCTCACATTCATTCTTCATCTCCAGGGGGCGACCCAGTCCGATCGTATCGAGGGCGTCGTCTCGTTCTGGGGCAAGGACGCCTCCGGCGCCTTCGCCATCTGGCCGGGTCATGTACGAATGCTGACCGTGCTGGAATTGGGTTTGGCCCGCTTCCGGTGCGAGGAGGGAAGCTGGGAATATCTGGCTTTGCCGGGGGCGGTATTGTATTTCGTCCCGGATGAATCCAGCCGCTCCGGAGGCCAATTATTTTTGAGCTGCCGGAAATTTGTGCGGGGCCGAAACCTGGAAACCATTGAACAGGCGCTCGAGACACAAATTTCCGAAGAGGAACGCCAGTTCAAGGACATCAAAACCTCGTTGCGTAAAATGGAGGAAGCGATGTTTAAACGTTTGTGGCAGTTGGGGAGGGAAAGCAAATGA
- a CDS encoding AtpZ/AtpI family protein produces MIAPRHRDWLVAVRRQVRDFRRSSDEERTLLAQLAYLGTAGLVLVLPMVAGAYLGNWIDSKLPGYSIQWTLSLIFLGLVLGLVNLWLLFKGE; encoded by the coding sequence ATGATCGCGCCCCGTCACCGGGACTGGTTGGTGGCAGTCCGGCGCCAGGTACGCGACTTTCGCCGCTCCTCGGATGAAGAGCGCACCCTCTTGGCCCAGCTTGCTTACCTGGGAACCGCGGGGTTGGTGTTGGTATTGCCCATGGTGGCCGGTGCTTATTTGGGTAATTGGATCGACAGCAAGCTTCCCGGTTATTCGATTCAATGGACCCTGAGTTTGATTTTTCTGGGCTTGGTGCTCGGCCTGGTCAATCTTTGGCTATTGTTCAAGGGAGAATAA
- a CDS encoding site-2 protease family protein: protein MASNPRKSSESVSMFGSYRLFRLFGFEVKLDLSWLLLALLITWTLAAGMFPADYPDLSKKTYWWMGVAGAVGIFFSIVFHELSHSLVARRYDLPIRGITLFIFGGVAQMEHEPPSPKAEFFMAIAGPLASFLLAFLFFQLETLATSGAWPTAIIGIAHYLGIVNMVVAVFNLVPAFPLDGGRMLRALLWQWKKNLLDATRLSSQIGAGFGLVLMILGVLAFIQGNFIGGMWWFLIGAFLRGAARTSYQQMVLHEMIQGEPASRFMRREPVTVPPSINVRQLLEDYVYRYHFRMFPVVEDAKLLGCITLEDVKKIPSEQWPQKQVRDLSTPPSSANTISPDMDTAKLLSAMNRPDAPVCFMVAEDERLVGVISLRDLREIIELKLEIEQSPG, encoded by the coding sequence GTGGCTAGCAATCCAAGAAAATCTTCCGAGTCGGTCTCCATGTTCGGGAGCTACCGCCTGTTTCGTCTCTTCGGTTTCGAGGTCAAGTTGGATCTGAGCTGGTTGCTTTTGGCGCTGCTCATTACCTGGACCTTGGCCGCGGGGATGTTTCCCGCCGATTATCCCGACCTTTCCAAAAAAACCTATTGGTGGATGGGCGTCGCCGGCGCGGTGGGCATTTTCTTCTCCATCGTGTTCCACGAACTGTCCCATTCGCTTGTCGCACGGCGCTACGACTTGCCGATCAGGGGGATTACTCTGTTCATCTTCGGCGGAGTCGCGCAAATGGAACACGAGCCTCCCAGCCCCAAGGCGGAATTTTTCATGGCGATCGCAGGTCCCCTGGCAAGTTTTCTGCTCGCGTTTCTTTTCTTCCAACTGGAAACTCTGGCCACTTCGGGAGCGTGGCCGACCGCGATCATCGGAATCGCCCACTACCTGGGGATCGTCAACATGGTGGTCGCGGTGTTCAACCTGGTGCCCGCCTTTCCTCTGGACGGCGGTCGCATGCTGCGCGCCTTGCTATGGCAATGGAAGAAGAATCTGCTGGATGCCACTCGCCTTTCCAGTCAGATCGGCGCCGGATTCGGGCTGGTGTTGATGATTCTGGGCGTTCTGGCCTTCATTCAAGGCAATTTCATCGGCGGCATGTGGTGGTTTTTGATCGGCGCTTTCCTGCGCGGCGCCGCCCGGACCTCATACCAGCAAATGGTTTTGCATGAAATGATTCAAGGGGAACCCGCCAGCCGGTTCATGCGGCGCGAACCGGTCACCGTCCCCCCCTCGATCAATGTGCGGCAATTGCTCGAAGATTACGTCTATCGCTATCATTTCAGGATGTTCCCGGTGGTGGAAGACGCCAAGCTGTTGGGTTGCATCACCCTGGAGGACGTTAAGAAAATACCTTCCGAACAATGGCCGCAAAAACAAGTAAGGGATCTGTCCACCCCCCCCTCGTCCGCCAACACAATCTCCCCCGATATGGATACCGCCAAGTTGTTGTCCGCCATGAATCGACCCGACGCACCCGTGTGTTTCATGGTGGCGGAAGATGAACGCCTGGTGGGCGTCATTTCGCTGCGGGATTTGAGGGAGATCATCGAACTCAAATTGGAGATCGAACAATCCCCCGGCTGA
- a CDS encoding IS110 family RNA-guided transposase: MNAEQFVGIDVSKATLDGAVEPQGQVWQVAYDAKGIDQLVLQLQEIGPTLIVIEATGGLETQIASALAGKELPVAVVNPRQVRDFAKASGRLAKTDRVDAGVLAAFARAIRPQARPLKDADTRALDDLVDRRRQLIGIRVQEVLRLNGATTKPLQTSLKKHITWLDKQIDQNDRDLTRRLRESDAWRAKDDLLKSIPGVGSVTIVTLLAKCPELGTLNRREIAALVGVAPMANDSGQYRGKRFIWGGRSEVRAVLYMATISAIRCNAVIRAFAERLKNAGKPPKVVIVACMRKLLTIMNAMLKNNTPWQPQNT, encoded by the coding sequence ATGAATGCAGAACAGTTTGTTGGTATTGACGTGTCGAAAGCGACGCTGGATGGGGCGGTCGAGCCTCAAGGTCAGGTATGGCAGGTGGCCTACGATGCCAAGGGGATCGATCAGCTGGTTTTGCAGTTGCAAGAGATCGGGCCGACCTTGATCGTCATCGAGGCCACCGGCGGTTTGGAAACCCAGATTGCGTCTGCCTTGGCGGGTAAGGAATTGCCGGTGGCGGTGGTCAATCCGCGCCAGGTGCGCGACTTTGCCAAGGCCAGTGGCCGGCTGGCCAAGACCGATCGGGTGGATGCCGGGGTGCTGGCGGCGTTTGCCCGGGCCATCCGTCCCCAGGCGCGTCCGCTCAAGGATGCGGACACCCGCGCTTTGGACGATCTGGTGGATCGGCGGCGGCAGTTGATCGGCATCCGGGTTCAAGAGGTCCTCCGATTGAATGGGGCCACGACGAAACCGCTGCAAACCAGTCTGAAAAAGCATATCACCTGGCTGGACAAGCAGATTGACCAGAACGACCGGGACCTGACCCGGCGGTTGCGCGAGTCGGACGCCTGGCGGGCCAAGGACGATCTGCTCAAGAGCATTCCCGGCGTCGGTTCGGTGACCATTGTCACGTTGCTGGCAAAATGCCCGGAGCTGGGCACCCTCAACCGGCGCGAGATTGCCGCGCTGGTCGGCGTGGCGCCGATGGCCAACGACAGTGGCCAGTATCGCGGCAAGCGCTTCATCTGGGGTGGTCGCTCCGAGGTTCGCGCCGTGCTATACATGGCCACGATCTCGGCGATACGCTGTAATGCGGTCATCCGCGCCTTTGCAGAACGCCTCAAAAACGCCGGCAAACCGCCCAAGGTCGTCATCGTCGCCTGCATGAGGAAGTTGCTCACCATCATGAATGCCATGTTGAAAAATAATACCCCTTGGCAGCCACAAAACACTTGA
- a CDS encoding ABC transporter permease produces the protein MNLPDRFRFAFQAIAANPLRSGLTLLAMGIATCAVILLTGLGDSTRRYVVDQFAGLGTHLLIVLPGRNETRGGPPPLLGETPRDLTLDDALALLRSSAVEKVAPIVVGAAPVQYRGRSREANILGTTSPFLAIRHLEMARGQFLPPDDPHHGRPVVVLGQTLRRELFAGESALGKWLRIGDRRFRVIGILQSTGHAFGEEVDEIALIPAASAQMLFNTPGLFRIVAQAQSRAAIPRAQQDIETIIQTRHEGEKDITVLTQDAILSAFGQILQSLTLAVGGIAAISLVVAGILIMNVMLVAVAQRTSEIGLLKALGASTGEILKIFLAEALLLSLLGTACGTLLAMVALAGLDRLWPQISFQVAPWSLPAAGAVAIGTGLIFGLLPARRAARLDPVVALHPH, from the coding sequence ATGAATTTACCCGACCGGTTTCGTTTCGCTTTCCAGGCGATCGCCGCCAACCCCTTGCGGAGCGGATTGACCTTGTTGGCCATGGGCATCGCTACTTGTGCGGTGATCTTGCTGACCGGCCTGGGCGACAGCACCCGCCGGTACGTGGTGGACCAGTTCGCCGGACTGGGGACCCATTTGCTGATCGTTCTGCCCGGACGCAACGAAACCCGCGGCGGCCCCCCGCCCTTATTGGGGGAAACACCGCGCGATCTGACCCTGGACGACGCCCTCGCTCTGCTCCGAAGCTCCGCCGTCGAGAAGGTCGCACCGATCGTGGTGGGCGCGGCGCCGGTTCAGTACCGGGGCCGCAGCCGGGAGGCCAATATCCTGGGGACCACCTCCCCTTTTTTGGCTATTCGGCATCTGGAGATGGCCCGAGGTCAATTCCTACCCCCGGACGATCCCCATCATGGGCGCCCGGTGGTAGTCCTGGGCCAAACCTTGAGACGAGAGCTGTTCGCGGGTGAATCGGCTTTGGGAAAATGGCTTCGCATCGGCGACCGCCGCTTCCGGGTCATCGGAATCCTCCAAAGCACCGGTCACGCCTTCGGCGAGGAAGTGGACGAGATCGCCCTGATCCCGGCGGCCTCGGCGCAAATGCTGTTCAACACCCCCGGATTATTTCGAATCGTGGCCCAGGCCCAAAGTCGAGCCGCCATTCCCCGGGCCCAACAGGACATCGAAACGATCATCCAAACCCGCCATGAAGGCGAAAAAGACATCACCGTTCTGACTCAGGACGCGATCCTATCCGCCTTCGGACAGATTCTCCAAAGCCTGACCCTGGCGGTGGGCGGAATCGCCGCCATCAGCCTGGTGGTGGCGGGTATCTTGATCATGAACGTGATGCTGGTGGCGGTGGCCCAGCGCACTTCGGAAATCGGTCTGCTCAAAGCATTGGGCGCATCCACCGGCGAGATATTGAAAATTTTTCTCGCCGAAGCGCTGCTGCTTTCCCTTCTGGGCACCGCCTGCGGAACCTTACTTGCGATGGTGGCGCTGGCCGGCCTCGACCGGCTTTGGCCGCAAATCTCCTTCCAGGTGGCGCCCTGGTCGCTGCCCGCCGCAGGCGCGGTGGCCATCGGCACCGGTTTGATCTTCGGTCTCCTGCCGGCGCGCCGCGCCGCCCGCCTGGACCCGGTGGTCGCGCTCCATCCTCACTAG
- the atpD gene encoding F0F1 ATP synthase subunit beta — MSKRDRQIGTIVEVHGPVVVIACERLPALRQALSAAFDHEEYIFEVHQHLDETHVRAVTLHRTSGLRRGMPVYDTGAPLHVPVTEHCLGRLVNVFGQPLDGGASLEDTEYRNIHSLPAPLSEAVGISGILETGIKVIDLLCPFVRGGKTGLFGGAGVGKTVLIMEFMHAVISLHQGVSVFAGVGERIREGHELWMELKRAEVMEKSLLVFGQMDESPGVRFRVGLTALTYAEYLRDRLHKEVLFLVDNIFRFVQAGSEISSLLGRMPATVGYQPTLGTEVAEIEERILSTRQGAVTSVQAVYVPADDMTDPAVSTILSHLDTTVILSRAIAAQGLYPAVDPLRSGSKMMDRHFLGDRHYTIAEGVREHLARYAELQDVIAMLGLEELSPEDRQIVHRARRLQRYLTQPFHVTAQFTGIPGASVPLEKTLNDCEAFLNGEYDDLSEDDCYMRGTMSE; from the coding sequence ATGTCTAAACGCGACCGTCAGATCGGTACGATCGTCGAAGTCCACGGGCCGGTGGTGGTGATCGCTTGCGAACGTCTGCCCGCTTTGCGCCAGGCGCTGAGTGCGGCGTTCGATCACGAAGAATATATATTCGAGGTCCATCAGCATTTGGACGAAACCCACGTCCGCGCCGTCACCTTGCACCGGACTTCGGGACTTAGAAGAGGCATGCCGGTGTACGATACGGGCGCACCGCTTCACGTCCCGGTCACCGAGCACTGCCTCGGCCGGTTGGTGAATGTTTTCGGCCAGCCCCTGGATGGCGGCGCTTCCCTGGAGGATACGGAATACCGCAACATCCATTCCCTTCCCGCGCCCCTGAGCGAGGCGGTCGGAATCAGTGGGATTCTGGAAACCGGAATCAAGGTGATCGATCTGTTGTGCCCTTTCGTGCGTGGCGGCAAGACCGGCTTGTTCGGCGGCGCGGGGGTGGGCAAGACGGTGTTGATCATGGAGTTCATGCACGCGGTGATTTCCCTCCATCAAGGGGTCTCGGTATTCGCCGGGGTGGGCGAAAGGATCCGCGAAGGTCATGAACTGTGGATGGAGCTGAAGCGGGCGGAAGTCATGGAGAAGTCCCTTCTGGTATTCGGACAGATGGACGAATCGCCGGGGGTGCGTTTCCGCGTCGGGTTGACCGCCTTGACCTATGCCGAATATCTGCGCGACCGCCTGCACAAGGAAGTCCTTTTCCTGGTGGACAATATTTTTCGTTTCGTCCAGGCCGGTAGCGAGATTTCCAGCCTCCTGGGAAGGATGCCGGCCACGGTGGGCTATCAACCGACCTTGGGCACCGAAGTGGCGGAAATCGAGGAGCGTATTCTGTCCACCCGCCAAGGGGCGGTCACCTCGGTGCAGGCGGTTTACGTGCCCGCCGACGATATGACCGATCCGGCCGTGAGCACCATCCTGAGCCACTTGGATACCACCGTCATTTTATCGCGCGCCATCGCCGCGCAAGGCCTTTATCCGGCGGTTGATCCATTGCGTTCCGGAAGCAAAATGATGGATCGGCATTTTCTCGGCGACCGGCATTACACCATCGCCGAAGGGGTGCGCGAGCATCTGGCCCGTTATGCCGAACTTCAGGATGTGATCGCCATGCTCGGATTGGAAGAGTTGTCCCCGGAAGACCGGCAAATCGTGCATCGGGCGCGGCGCTTGCAGCGTTATTTGACCCAGCCTTTCCATGTCACCGCCCAATTCACCGGTATACCGGGGGCATCGGTGCCGTTGGAAAAAACCTTGAACGATTGCGAGGCGTTTCTGAACGGCGAATATGACGATTTATCCGAAGATGATTGTTACATGCGCGGCACGATGAGCGAATGA
- a CDS encoding F0F1 ATP synthase subunit delta, with product MELNWSTFVLEIVNFLVLVWLIHRFLYRPVRQTVDRRRKAIEERLAEADRLHQEAEEMQARYENRLAEWEQEKQKHYESLGRELTSERQRRLEALEKEIAAEHAKARKLWEQEKREQHHHLERAALNLGASFTAKLLERLADRHLQDRLLELLKEDLESWSGDRIESLRRGWRNNPVPVTVTSAFPLEETRRRTIHTLLKQLLDEAPEATFAVDTDLLAGVHVDLGAYILRANLRDELKFFAHGEESSVGDERFH from the coding sequence ATGGAATTGAACTGGTCCACCTTCGTTTTGGAGATCGTCAACTTTCTGGTCCTGGTGTGGTTGATCCACCGATTCCTTTACCGGCCGGTACGCCAAACCGTGGATCGCCGACGAAAAGCGATCGAAGAACGGTTGGCCGAGGCCGATCGTTTGCATCAGGAGGCCGAGGAGATGCAAGCCCGTTACGAGAACCGGTTGGCGGAATGGGAGCAGGAAAAGCAAAAACATTACGAATCCTTGGGCCGGGAATTGACGAGCGAACGCCAACGCCGTCTCGAAGCGCTGGAAAAGGAGATCGCGGCCGAACACGCAAAAGCCCGAAAATTATGGGAGCAGGAAAAAAGGGAACAGCACCATCATTTGGAGCGTGCAGCCCTGAATCTGGGCGCTTCCTTTACCGCCAAATTGCTGGAGCGTTTGGCCGACCGGCATCTCCAGGATCGCCTATTAGAGCTTCTCAAGGAAGATCTCGAGAGCTGGTCCGGCGATCGAATCGAGTCGCTTCGTCGAGGTTGGCGCAATAATCCCGTCCCGGTCACGGTGACCTCGGCTTTCCCTCTGGAAGAAACCCGTCGGCGCACGATCCATACCCTTTTGAAGCAGCTCTTGGATGAAGCACCCGAAGCGACATTTGCGGTCGATACCGATCTGCTCGCGGGGGTACACGTCGATTTGGGCGCATATATCCTGCGCGCCAATTTGCGCGACGAGCTGAAATTTTTTGCCCATGGAGAAGAATCGAGCGTCGGTGATGAAAGATTCCATTGA
- a CDS encoding F0F1 ATP synthase subunit C produces MTNDMTWIVVASTVAAALGIGIGVLGPGMAMGRAIGQALDALARQPEAEKSLLRMLFIGLAMIESLAIYCLVIILIILFRNPLLSYVVG; encoded by the coding sequence ATGACAAATGATATGACCTGGATCGTCGTCGCATCGACGGTGGCGGCGGCGTTGGGGATCGGAATCGGCGTGTTGGGGCCGGGAATGGCCATGGGGCGCGCCATCGGGCAGGCCCTGGATGCGCTGGCCAGACAGCCGGAGGCGGAGAAATCCCTGCTGCGGATGTTGTTCATCGGCCTGGCGATGATCGAATCCCTGGCGATTTATTGCCTGGTGATCATTCTGATCATTTTGTTTCGCAATCCCTTGCTGAGTTATGTGGTGGGATAA
- a CDS encoding efflux RND transporter periplasmic adaptor subunit produces the protein MSTGLRRTAFSLLVLLALALVFWYANRPRPIPVRVHTVAYGTVEETVANTRVGSVKACRRSRLSPEIGGQIERLWVEEGDSVKQGQLLLSLWNRDFQAQVALAKNETEVARASADAACLRAENARRQAARLPPLYKRNLVSEEAVDQADTEAKALTEECRAAKAAITVREARLALAEAQLAKTLLYAPFDGLVAEVYGEEGEYATPSPPAVPTPPAVDLISAECFYISVPIDEIDSGHLTPGLEARIHIDAFGERQFPGRLRRIAPYVSEVEKQARTVEVEVDFLQSEDEALQRPGYSADVEIILARRGNTLRIPTEAVREADQVLVLEQDRLVERRLETGLSNWDWTEVRQGLSAGEEVVLSLDREGVQAGAEAYAEEK, from the coding sequence ATGTCAACCGGTTTACGCCGCACGGCTTTTAGTCTTCTCGTTCTGCTGGCGCTGGCCCTGGTCTTCTGGTACGCCAACCGTCCCCGCCCCATTCCGGTCCGGGTCCATACGGTCGCCTATGGAACGGTGGAAGAAACCGTCGCCAACACGCGCGTGGGCAGCGTCAAGGCTTGCCGGCGCAGCCGCCTTTCTCCCGAAATCGGCGGACAAATCGAACGCCTATGGGTCGAGGAAGGCGATTCGGTCAAGCAGGGTCAGCTCCTTTTGAGTCTGTGGAACCGGGATTTCCAGGCCCAAGTGGCCTTGGCCAAAAACGAAACCGAGGTGGCCCGCGCTTCGGCCGACGCCGCCTGCCTGCGTGCCGAAAACGCCCGTCGCCAAGCCGCCCGCTTGCCTCCCTTGTATAAACGCAACTTGGTCTCCGAAGAGGCGGTGGATCAGGCCGACACCGAAGCCAAGGCCTTGACCGAGGAATGCCGCGCGGCCAAAGCGGCCATCACTGTGCGGGAGGCGCGCCTGGCCTTGGCCGAAGCCCAACTGGCCAAGACGCTTCTTTATGCGCCTTTCGACGGCTTGGTGGCGGAAGTTTACGGCGAGGAAGGCGAATACGCCACCCCCTCGCCGCCCGCCGTTCCCACGCCGCCGGCGGTCGATCTGATCTCCGCGGAATGTTTTTATATCTCGGTCCCCATCGACGAAATCGACAGCGGACACCTGACCCCCGGTCTCGAGGCGCGCATTCACATCGACGCTTTCGGCGAGCGGCAATTTCCGGGCCGCCTCAGGCGCATCGCTCCCTATGTATCGGAAGTGGAAAAGCAAGCCCGCACGGTGGAGGTGGAAGTGGACTTCCTCCAGTCCGAAGACGAAGCGCTGCAACGCCCCGGCTACAGCGCCGACGTGGAAATCATCCTGGCTCGCCGGGGAAACACCTTGCGGATTCCCACCGAGGCGGTCAGGGAAGCCGATCAAGTGTTGGTATTGGAGCAGGATCGCCTGGTGGAACGCCGCCTCGAAACGGGCCTGAGCAATTGGGACTGGACCGAAGTTCGGCAAGGTCTCAGCGCCGGCGAAGAAGTGGTGCTTTCTCTCGATCGAGAAGGTGTGCAGGCCGGCGCCGAAGCCTATGCCGAGGAGAAATAA